A genomic stretch from Edaphobacter aggregans includes:
- a CDS encoding heme-copper oxidase subunit III: protein MPSTITPINTERDKKRRVEDHDHGSGRRPPTDKRTGGGGDNNDNWNDRSGSKGPRERLSRYRLGLFCALAGDLMFFVALVSAFFVSQSTGRYNVYNQYVNEWLPTVIPPILWLNTAVLLLSSVTIEIARRHMFRENDVMDEWLGIGKPITRRAFPWIAATSFLGLVFLAGQSLAWHQLALQHVFFKSNPSSHFFYLITYTHAIHLFLGITALATTLIALKVSRSLESRQILVDCTAWYWHTMGLFWIFLFALLAFFQ from the coding sequence ATGCCATCCACCATTACGCCGATCAACACGGAACGAGACAAAAAGCGCCGGGTCGAAGATCACGATCATGGCTCAGGCCGCCGTCCACCGACTGACAAGCGTACCGGCGGAGGCGGCGACAATAACGACAACTGGAACGATCGATCCGGCAGCAAAGGCCCACGCGAGCGCCTAAGCCGTTACCGGCTCGGCCTCTTCTGCGCACTCGCAGGCGACCTCATGTTCTTCGTCGCCCTCGTCAGCGCCTTCTTCGTCTCCCAGTCCACAGGCCGCTACAACGTCTACAACCAATACGTTAACGAGTGGCTCCCCACCGTCATCCCACCTATCCTCTGGCTCAACACCGCCGTTCTCCTCCTCAGTAGCGTAACCATCGAGATCGCCCGCCGCCACATGTTCCGCGAAAACGACGTCATGGACGAGTGGCTCGGCATCGGCAAACCCATCACCCGCCGGGCCTTCCCCTGGATCGCCGCCACCAGCTTCCTCGGCCTCGTCTTCCTTGCCGGGCAGTCGCTCGCATGGCATCAGCTCGCCCTCCAGCACGTCTTCTTCAAATCAAACCCCAGCAGCCACTTCTTCTACCTCATCACCTACACCCACGCCATCCATCTGTTCCTGGGCATCACCGCTCTGGCCACCACCCTGATCGCGCTCAAAGTCTCCCGCTCCCTGGAAAGCCGCCAGATCCTGGTCGACTGCACAGCATGGTACTGGCACACAATGGGCCTCTTCTGGATCTTCCTCTTCGCCTTGCTGGCCTTCTTCCAGTGA
- a CDS encoding DUF3365 domain-containing protein yields MKLLVKFNILLIAVFSLGLGLIALEARSFLERQAQNEVLQEAGVMAASAMATRNYTDHEVSPLLEKTAEHEETFLPQTIPFFAATKTFQAIRQTYPDYTYKEAALNPTNPIDRATDWEADIINYFRNSPKQTELIRTREAATGTNLYMAHPIRVETGCLPCHSTPDAAPKSMIKHYGQQNGFGWNLGEVIGAQIISVPMTVPLQKARQGLNELLIDLALIFLLAIILIDVGLYFIVIRPLRTISISADLISQGELNLEPLPVKGNDEVSMVTRSFNRMHTSLKKAMDLLNG; encoded by the coding sequence TTGAAGCTGCTGGTCAAGTTTAACATTCTGCTCATCGCCGTCTTCAGTCTGGGCCTCGGCCTGATCGCACTCGAAGCCCGTAGTTTCCTCGAGAGGCAAGCCCAAAACGAAGTCCTCCAGGAAGCCGGAGTCATGGCAGCCAGCGCGATGGCAACGCGCAACTACACCGATCACGAAGTTTCCCCACTCCTCGAAAAAACCGCAGAGCACGAAGAAACCTTCCTCCCCCAAACGATCCCATTCTTCGCCGCAACAAAGACTTTTCAGGCAATCCGGCAGACCTATCCCGACTACACCTACAAAGAAGCCGCCCTCAACCCAACCAATCCCATCGATCGCGCAACCGATTGGGAAGCAGACATCATCAACTACTTCCGGAACTCCCCCAAACAGACGGAGCTAATTCGCACCCGTGAAGCAGCCACCGGAACAAACCTCTACATGGCGCATCCCATCCGAGTCGAAACCGGATGCCTCCCCTGTCACAGCACGCCGGACGCCGCCCCCAAGTCCATGATCAAGCACTACGGCCAGCAGAACGGCTTCGGCTGGAACCTCGGCGAGGTCATCGGAGCGCAAATCATCTCAGTCCCCATGACCGTCCCTCTGCAAAAAGCACGTCAGGGACTCAACGAGCTGCTGATCGACCTAGCCCTGATCTTTCTGCTCGCCATCATCCTGATCGACGTAGGCCTATACTTCATCGTCATCCGGCCTCTCAGAACCATCTCCATCTCCGCAGACCTCATCAGTCAAGGCGAGCTGAACCTGGAACCCTTGCCAGTAAAAGGCAACGACGAAGTCTCCATGGTCACGCGATCCTTCAACCGAATGCACACCAGCCTCAAAAAGGCGATGGACCTGCTAAACGGCTAA
- a CDS encoding serine/threonine-protein kinase, with the protein MAFEAGQVIGEYEIVRVLGSGGHGSVYEAKHLISQRPEALKVLRPEQTDTPEMTERFRREIQLLGSLNHPNIARLHNAFYFDEQLVMIMELVEGENLRSRSLRMRIPIRHLVDFAAEVVSALDYAHQAGVVHRDIKPSNIMVGANGSVKLLDFGIATKERATDLTATGSFIGSPTHMSPEQFRGERATAQSDFYSLGVTLYELIAGQPPLQGANTYELMMAHIHKVPVSLSTLRPDIPAHLSNVIDRALAKDPARKFVTAAEFLAELRLHNVAASTEGTTETPAPSWQRISTDEFNKQPSSGVASLPLEPVIRTLAAYIGPIAKVVVNRLAKQYGDLDKIYTEASKHIENDADRQKFLRSRPR; encoded by the coding sequence ATGGCCTTTGAAGCAGGGCAGGTGATCGGGGAGTACGAGATCGTCCGGGTGCTGGGAAGCGGTGGGCACGGATCGGTCTATGAGGCCAAGCATCTGATTTCGCAACGACCTGAGGCGCTCAAGGTGCTCCGGCCTGAGCAGACGGATACGCCCGAGATGACGGAGCGATTTCGGCGCGAGATTCAGCTGCTTGGATCGCTGAATCATCCGAACATTGCTCGGCTCCACAATGCGTTTTACTTTGACGAACAGCTTGTGATGATTATGGAGTTGGTGGAGGGCGAGAATCTGCGGTCTCGCAGTCTCCGCATGCGGATACCTATCCGGCATCTGGTGGATTTTGCTGCAGAGGTGGTTTCCGCACTTGATTATGCTCATCAGGCGGGCGTGGTGCATCGGGATATCAAGCCGTCGAACATCATGGTTGGCGCGAACGGTTCGGTGAAGCTGCTGGATTTCGGGATTGCGACCAAGGAACGCGCGACGGATCTGACCGCTACGGGATCTTTTATTGGATCGCCGACGCATATGTCGCCGGAGCAGTTTCGTGGAGAGAGAGCGACGGCGCAATCCGATTTTTACTCGCTTGGAGTGACACTGTATGAGTTGATTGCAGGGCAGCCGCCGTTGCAGGGGGCAAATACGTATGAGCTCATGATGGCTCATATCCATAAGGTTCCAGTGTCGCTGAGCACGCTGCGGCCTGATATTCCGGCACATCTTTCGAACGTCATTGACAGGGCACTGGCTAAGGATCCGGCGCGGAAGTTTGTGACGGCTGCGGAGTTTTTGGCTGAACTTCGACTTCATAATGTCGCGGCTTCGACTGAAGGCACGACAGAGACCCCGGCGCCGAGTTGGCAGCGCATCAGTACGGATGAGTTCAATAAACAGCCGTCTAGCGGAGTCGCTTCGCTGCCGCTTGAGCCCGTTATTCGGACTCTGGCGGCGTACATCGGGCCGATTGCGAAGGTCGTGGTGAACCGGTTGGCGAAGCAGTATGGGGATCTCGACAAGATTTATACCGAAGCTTCCAAACACATAGAGAACGATGCGGATCGACAGAAATTTCTGCGCAGCCGGCCTCGGTGA
- a CDS encoding aspartate/glutamate racemase family protein — protein MPQHIGIVACSAEGAALCYRTICVEGAQLCGPHDHPEVSMHTHSLGEYMKCIYHGDWHGVGELMLSSANKLAKTGADFLICPDNTIHQALPFIEARSPLPWLHIAEVVAAQAVECGFRRIGLTGTRWLVESEIYPEKLTARGLEYVRPNSDEREEINRIIFDELVYGVFSPEAVATFQHVIGRMSEDGCDAVVLGCTEIPLIMNDSNSPLPTLDSTRLLARAALRRAVMGG, from the coding sequence ATGCCCCAGCATATTGGTATCGTTGCTTGTTCTGCGGAAGGCGCGGCGCTTTGTTATCGGACCATCTGCGTGGAGGGCGCGCAGCTATGCGGTCCGCATGATCATCCTGAGGTTTCGATGCACACGCACTCGCTCGGCGAGTACATGAAGTGCATCTATCACGGAGATTGGCACGGCGTTGGGGAGCTGATGCTTTCTTCCGCGAATAAGCTCGCGAAGACCGGCGCTGATTTTCTTATCTGTCCTGACAACACCATCCATCAAGCGCTTCCTTTTATTGAGGCGCGGTCGCCGTTGCCCTGGTTGCATATTGCTGAGGTCGTTGCTGCACAGGCTGTTGAGTGCGGGTTTCGGCGCATTGGGTTGACGGGGACTCGTTGGCTCGTTGAGAGTGAGATCTACCCGGAGAAACTGACAGCGCGTGGACTTGAGTATGTTCGTCCGAACTCGGATGAGCGGGAGGAGATCAATCGGATCATCTTTGATGAGCTAGTTTATGGGGTCTTCAGTCCGGAGGCGGTTGCTACTTTTCAGCACGTTATTGGGCGGATGAGCGAGGATGGCTGCGATGCCGTCGTGCTTGGCTGCACAGAGATTCCGTTGATTATGAATGATTCGAATTCTCCGCTGCCGACGCTGGATTCGACCCGTTTGCTTGCGCGGGCGGCGTTGCGTAGAGCTGTGATGGGTGGCTGA